The Rhopalosiphum maidis isolate BTI-1 chromosome 2, ASM367621v3, whole genome shotgun sequence genome segment CAGATAAATGTTGGGgtgcataatatgtaatataatatattaatatgcaatatgcataACACACGAGCATTCACGTGCTCACGCCCATcattgaacaataatattattaaacctaaTATCAAGTTTACGTGTTTTgttcgtaaaataataataataataataataataataatgtaataggtacttaataaataataatacgttttgaATCTGCAGCCTGCGCAGCttcgataataattgttatataaaactCAACGGTTATTCGCTgtctgtttattatattattgtactcgcACTTTATTATTCTGATACATAGAATTGTATAACGTATACAACCTGTAGATGAGTTCGcaagtagataataataattatgtacagtCGATTAAATTTTGCGTTACGGTAATCTGAAATTCTGAAGATGATTGcgattacattaaattattaaaattgtatacgcaGTTCCATTCTGCCAATGCTCTTTATAACCTACGAAACATTATTCCTTTGAAAATAGTGACGGAAATTTAAAAGTCCTGTGTGTTACAGATCGTATTCATCGCCACGTCCTTGGTGGTGACAGCGGCGTTGGCCCAGCAACGTCCCGTTCCGCCCGCATTCACCAGATCCACTCTGCAGAGTCGCGACGTCGCTCAGCTGAACTTGGACCCCCAGCAACCAATGCCGCAACCATTCCGTAGGGTCTCGCTGCCCCTGTACAGAGGCCGAGGTTTCAGTCTGGAGGGACAGGAACCGAATAAACCTGTGGTGACTCAGCAAACGTTCCAGCCGAGACCAGTCGAAAACGTCGACGGTGACGCAGCGGGCGACGATGCGCCGCAGCCCACCAGACAAGCGCCGCAACAGCAATTTGAGAGAGCACAGCAGCAGCAAGTCGACAGGgtccaacaacaacaacagaaTATTGACAGGATTCAATCACAACCTGAAAAACAATTCGCCGGATTCCGGCCCCAGGTATagtaaaataccaataaagaGACTTATTGGagactaacataatattatgatattattatacggttaTATTACTTGTTAGTACGTTTTTATTGTGATCTGATTTATAAGGATACGGGTTTTCCATATAATTCATACAACCTAAGacgaacataaatataatataatttaagtttataatgtaGTAGGTTCCATTAATAATCCGAgcttattaatgtaaatttgtaatatgattTCAATTCTTATTTAGCCACAGATACAACCCATTGAAACTCAACCAAACTTCGTGAGAAAGGTCGTACAGAGGCCGTTGAAACGCGTACGAGTCACCGAAGAAACAGAAGTTGTATCTAAATCTCCAGAAACGATTCAGAGAATGAAACTTGAACGAACAGAGTCTGCCGACAAACAACGGGCAAAGAAGCCGGTGTCTCAGGtgctatatattaattatttttgatctttTACATGATGGATAAACACATTAGTCCCGTAGAAATCCGAATGGATCTATCATTCTATAGACTAGGAATGTAGGTACTTTGTTATTGTTCCGACGAAACATTATCACATTTATAATCACGCGTCTCTTCTACCAACTGACAACTGGCAATAATTgctattagtattttttagcattatactTTAAGAGTGAGTTATCTCGATCTACGCTTGTCTTTATATTATCTTCTAACAACTGCCTCAGTCCTAGTTATCGGACTCATtcgaataatgtaatatagtatCTCATATAGAAATCGCCTTTTACTTATACTTCTTCCGTTCATCGATCACTCACTCACTCACTCACTCAACACTTAGATAAGATTCTGTGATCTAGACATTTCGCCCGACGCATATTCGTGACTACTATCtattatttccttttttttgaacatatcGTGCTCTCGTTTATTATGCTGATAAAACTTCGCTTTTATACGTTTAGttcaactaaataaaatatgtttttatcaaGGTgactatttactatatagtaaacatatatacaatactatcGAAGTATCAACAGTAGCAAGCGAAGACAAAATACGATCGCTTGTCATTAAATtgcatttgtatttaaatggaTTATAAACCAGATTATCTTCATACAGAAATTCAAAaccagtttatttaaattatctatgtgCATTTCCTTTTCGtggcttattaaaataacaataatcatacacgtgatatacattatgtcattatataggttaggtgtatatatatatacatatttatgtgtgtgtattgCATAGCGTATCTTAAGTTAAGACTTCAATTACCATGGTGCACTGAAGCGCTCGAAAACCATTCGACAAGAACAAAATGATTAACaatactatatagatataggatataatacgtatagtgTAAaagcaaaatttattttttaatgatgtcTTAATAGGAATATGTCATTTAagtaagtgaaaaaaaaataattagctttcaataataataaatcataaagcaaattacattttcaatagaTACAATACACAACATTGGCCTTTTTACGagtatacataaatgaaatataaaacacatttgCGGTGTCTAGTAAAACCTATGAATATTACTTGTTAAGTACAATCGGTATtggacaaatatataaaaactaacgattttaaatcaaaaaaaaaaaaatgaaccacatttaaaattatataaatatgacatCTCATTAACGGTGAAACTCAAAAGATTTTCgaaagcatattataataaaaaaaaaaaaacataaattaatacaaaaccatatattatattatatatttatataatttagcttttcatatttaaattattaataaagtaataaaaccataatataatttgtatttattcatcaataattttttttttgtgttagctgattatttgttaattattgtagGATTATCATTGattgttatatacataaataaataatcgattATGGTATGCGCAATGCGCATctgaatgtttttaaaaattaacgattTAAGTAGGTCTTTTCTAATTTTCTATCGCtatagcttataaaaatataatcgataagagtaatttatacataacaaattattcaaaaagttaatattcaaatatttttgcaaaaaaaaagaaaatttttatatttaataatatagataatatttattaaaaataataaccaatccGAATTctgaatcaaaatcaaaataatgatatatctaCATTCTACAGCCCAAATTATATACCGATACACCTAcctaattgtataaaattgtgaTTGGAAGCATTAGCTAATTACAATTTGAAActgtaaaattgtttacaattattataaaaaagaaaaaaaaagtgcgTTATAAATGGCACGTTTAGTGTTTGTTACCTAGGTACTgtacaatagttttaatataaaaaataagaattaagtTTGTTCCTATATTATTCACGATatcatacgatattatataatatagtagaatgcatatattatattatatacacgcctATATGCCtgtagtagtataatattataaatcacaaattaaattatatttctatgtcactgataaaaatattgagaaaGTATAATTTCGAATTTACATTCTCCATCGATTAACTGGCGTATTAACTTATAAGGACTGGACATATCTACAcagattacaaatataatcagTGAATTAACGACAAACCCACGATTATCAAACGATATAATAACTTCAAAATAACTAAAGCACATTATATGGTCAACGCGCCAGACAAGGAACAACAGTAGAAATAATaggtttaaaacatttttgattcgtgataattattttgttgtattatgaACTCCGCCATGTgccgtctatatatatatatatgtgtgtgtgtgtgtgtatgtgtgaaaGTCGAGAACATCACGCACACGAGAATAAAAGTTACGCTTTCGTTGAAAAATTATTCGCAATGGTGTCGAGGAGATTGATGACTTATCGTGttcgtgtatatgtatatgtattatatattattatatgtttgacaatttaattatacaaaaaaaaaaaaataaaaatacaatttgaagcttaacaacaatattatatttattacgattATCGCGTTTCTTGTTACTGTTGAATTTAACACCACAAATCCGATATTATAAAGTTCTATTGTTAGGTAAGACCACAACCACACAGTGTATGAA includes the following:
- the LOC113552036 gene encoding uncharacterized protein LOC113552036 isoform X2 yields the protein MATAFIVFIATSLVVTAALAQQRPVPPAFTRSTLQSRDVAQLNLDPQQPMPQPFRRVSLPLYRGRGFSLEGQEPNKPVVTQQTFQPRPVENVDGDAAGDDAPQPTRQAPQQQFERAQQQQVDRVQQQQQNIDRIQSQPEKQFAGFRPQIQPIETQPNFVRKVVQRPLKRVRVTEETEVVSKSPETIQRMKLERTESADKQRAKKPVSQVLRRYRDDNPDGSITWGFENDDGTFKEETIGVDCVTRGKYGYVDPEGVKREYSYQSGVPCDKDRRPLSAPHQEQGAGLSAVQEAQASDTSYGYIDYTKNQYVMANGQTINLNGMARNRARKPVVRKTAPLTQNAADQRF
- the LOC113552036 gene encoding uncharacterized protein LOC113552036 isoform X1; its protein translation is MATAFIVFIATSLVVTAALAQQRPVPPAFTRSTLQSRDVAQLNLDPQQPMPQPFRRVSLPLYRGRGFSLEGQEPNKPVVTQQTFQPRPVENVDGDAAGDDAPQPTRQAPQQQFERAQQQQVDRVQQQQQNIDRIQSQPEKQFAGFRPQPQIQPIETQPNFVRKVVQRPLKRVRVTEETEVVSKSPETIQRMKLERTESADKQRAKKPVSQVLRRYRDDNPDGSITWGFENDDGTFKEETIGVDCVTRGKYGYVDPEGVKREYSYQSGVPCDKDRRPLSAPHQEQGAGLSAVQEAQASDTSYGYIDYTKNQYVMANGQTINLNGMARNRARKPVVRKTAPLTQNAADQRF